The genomic segment AATTTCTCTGCTCTGACAGTAATTAGAGGCCTTTACAGATTTCAGTGTGAGGCCTAaagtctttgtgtttctgacaAAAGAGTGGCGCTTTGGGCTCTCCATcagttaccatagcaaccagtggCTCACTCTAACAATTCAACACTTACTActtactactattattattactgattttactttaattcaCGTTGGTGTTTTATGTATTCTGTACTTTGATGCCCCCTGcaggtttaaaatattgtttttttcaaattattaaaatttcaaaataatcagAGTTTAGAGCTGTACTCGTTCCAATATTACAAGAAATGAATGCTAATATTACTGTcaagtaattattaaaaataaattatcctAATcctgattttattaatttagttatGGTTTTATGAAACAACTGAGCGTCTTCATCTGATCTGAGctgatttttgtctttgtggattaaacaaaaaaaaagtcggTGTGTGACATCACAATGACATCATCTCTATTATCTTTCCTCAGTGGTGGAGGAGAACAGCCTGCCGCCTCCTTCCCCTCCCCCTCCCTCTGATAATAATGGCTTCCCACCATTATCCAATGATGGCTCACATTTTCTGGCCCCGcccccaccacctccacctcccCAGGAAGGAGACGGTAAtaccatttttttgttgtttaaattttttttaaattgtgtccTTTTTAAGCAGTAACCAGACAGGAAGTCGGGGAAAGACAATCAGCAAAGTTCCCAAAGTGGGGAATCGAACCCCCAACTCGACAATCCTCAGTTGTTTcactttctgcttcttctttgctgcttatttgcagtttttactTCTTCTGTGGTGTATTTCAGTGACCCTCACATCTCGGAGGAGTCGCCGCCGGCGCTCGCCTCCGACCACTCGCTCTGTCTCTCTGAGGGTCCGCTCGGGCCCCGCCTCTCGCTGCCGCTACACTCGCTCTCTCTTCTTGCCTGCAGTCCAGTCATGTAAGCTACTGTCGTCCAATAAAAACTCAGGAGAGGCTGACGATGGATCGGTGATTAGTTTTAAGATCTTCAGTTAAATAATTCAGTTGTAGTTCTCAACGGTGTTGGGTTATATTCCTGGAGTGGCCGAAGTTGGAGGACATTTTAGGAAAATGCCCATCATGTGACCCATGTCACATCTTAACCATGGATATTCAGATGTTTATGAATGGTCCAGATACTGATTAAAACTTCAGATGTCGGTGAAGAGTTCAGAATGTTCAGATGCTAATGAACAGTTCAGAATGTTCAGATGCTAATGAACAGTTCAGTGTGGTTAATTATTAGTGAACAgtttaaaacattcagatgtCTATGAACAGTTCTGAATGATGTTCAAAGGTGATGAACAGTTCATAAAGTTCAGATGTGGATGAATAATTGACATGTTAATGAACAGTTCCTAAGGTTCAGATCTGAATGAACAGTTCAGAATGTTCAGATGTTGGTGAACAGATCAGAATATCCATATGAACAGTTCATGGCGGTTTCAGGCCAGATGTTGGCTCCTGGTTCTCTGAACTGACTcggcttctctctctctgtcagtcAGGATTCCCCCTCCTCCTTCCTATCCTCCCCCTCATGCCCCTCCGAAGCCCATCGCctcttcgtcctcctcttcctcttccccCTTCCCCCTGCTCTCTCGCTCTTCCTCCGCCTCCCCTCGGCTCTGCTTACCTGCTCGTCTTGAACACCTGGGTAAGGAACCAGTAGTGGTGGTGCTGCTGTAGATGTAGCACAGCTCACTATAGAAGAGCAATCTGTGGCAGTGCTACTCATATCTGAGTGTGTAGTACAGATGTactacacacacagacatgtaGCATAGCGCTGCTCTGTTGATGGTTCCTGTACTCTCACAGATCTTCAGATcttagccccgccccctcctcTTCCATTGGATGATATTGGAGAATTTGATGACATCATGCCCCCCCTTCCTCCTCCAGTGGACTATGACATCAATGCTCCCCCAGACTACCTGGAGAAAGGTGCCACTACCCGCCCCACCATGTTGCTGCACTGTTAGAGTGAGATGTTACTTATGatacacttcctgtttttgtcctAGTGGTGGCGCTGTATGCTTATGAGGCCTCCAAGCCTGACGACCTCCCTCTAACTGAGGGGGACATCATTTACGTGTTGCGTCGCCATGACGACGGCTGGTGTGAGGGCGTCTGTAATGGCCGGCAGGGCTTCTTTCCTGAAAACTACGTCCAGGCATGTGACTAGATGAAGCCACGCCCCTTCTCTGTTGCTATGGAGatgcttatttttctgttttactcatCAAAGCAAGTTATAGAGAAACATTATTATTCCATCTGTAAGTAGGTAATTAATATTTGTCTGAGtgtaaataacagaaataaaagtttattacCAGAAAGCTCTCGGGTGgttctgtctgttttgtgttCTGACCATCAGAGGGCGctgtttcctctcttttctgACTGCAAAACAATTAccaacatagaaaaaaaaaagatttttcaaagcCATGAGAAATTATGGTCCCAGTTcaggatatatttttaaaaaatcactaaaatacaataaaatataaatttcttaatcattgatttttaactttattatcataaaatttaatcttttttttcttttttttgcaatggATTACTAGGGgcaagtttagaaaaaaatgttaattatgagaataaagtcatgatattgccaaaaaaagtcattaaatattACATATCGCAAGAAAAACgttatatgaaaataaatccacaataTTATGAGAATGGAGTCATATGAGAGTAAgtcataataatacaagaataaagtcactATTACCAAAATAGCTAATAATACTATAAGAATAATGTTATGTATGACAAAAAGTTtgtcatataaaatataataaaaaacttttttgataaaaaaagtCATATGACAAAAAGTCTTacaaatatgagaataaaatcatgataatataagaataaagtaaaatattaagaaaatgaTGTCATAATATTTGTAGAATgaagtaataattttattatcgtacataaattaaaatgaggaataaTGATCATATTGTGATGTTACACTTTAGTATAAATTTTACATATATACAGATACTGTTATAATACATTAAACATAGTTTGCTAAACTGTGATTTTACATGATTatgtttctgattggctgccagtcaGATTTATGAAGCTGCTAGCactgaaaaatggaaaagtttctgTCAAAACTTAAGAAATCCTGGTGAACTAAAACCAGAAGGCATGAGGCAACATTTATGCTaaccaaatataaaaatcattgaataatgaataaaagtaagaaaaaacattctaaaagttaatatttctttacataTATTGAGGAATTGTCTGTTGTTTTGCATTGGGATTCCCCACAGAGAAGCTGATGCTGCCAGGGGGTAAAAGTGTGACGTTTGATTGGACAACAGGCAGGTATGACATATTTAATGAGGACAAATGTTCAGTCCCTTTATGCCAGCAGCTGTTTCACTCTgagtggtttttgtttttgattttctagTTTTAACCACAAAAATCTCAAATCTGTTCCGTAAAGGTGACTCAATCAGTTCTGCTGAATTCTATATAAATTCTGGTGAGTTGCATAAAACAatgcttttcatttcattattctCAAGGGAGTTTCACcccttttttactttttcttttctgcttgcAGGTTtccttcctgcagctgctgcagcattgCAACATGACAATTTCACTTCCTTTAATTGAGCAAAGTGAGTCAGGGCGACCAGAAGGAGCTGGTTTTCATGTCATCATGGATTCTGACTCAGTTCTGGAGTGTTAAGAGGCTCAAAACACATAAATCAGTGAGAAGAAACAAGTTCTTATGcttttttcacagtaaaaattagcttttcgtctgtcttctctctctctcaggttCATTACCAAATTAAATCCATAAAAATTGTTAATCCATCAAATCCCAGATTCAGACATGTTGGTTTCATGGTTCTCTTCAGGTTTCTGTGGCTCCATTCAGTCTGTGGAAGAATATGACTTTCTCGCGAACTAGAAAACGAAAGGAACCAAACCTAGAAAGTGACATGAAAACCAAAAGCTTGAAACCAGTCGGGCAACCAATTCTTTGTTCTAACAGGAGCATCATGGTTTAAAATCAAAGGTCGGCCTGTGAAAGCTGGAGCTCTGAATCAGGGGATCTCCAAAACCACAGCCCTGTGGgtgtttccatggtgaccaAGGTCCACTGACACACGGGACAATTCTGACCAAAGtaatgaaatctgaaaacacCAACACAGAATTTATCCAcgtcagaacagaaccaaggAACAGGAGGAATGTTCAAATGTTCAGATGTTCATTAACAGTCCAGAACATTCACAAACAGTTCagaatgtgaaaacattcatgAACAGTTCTTAAAGTTCAGATGTTGatgaacaattaaaaaaatccatgtgCCGAGGAACAGTTCAGATGTTCATAAACAGTTCTCTATGTTCAAATTTGAACGAACAGTTCAGGAAATCCAGATGTGGACGAACATTTCAGAATGTTCAGAAGTTTAGGAGCAATTCAGAATGTTAATATGTTGATAAAAAGTTCAGAACGTTCATGTTAATGAACATTCCATATATTAAGTATTTATTCATGTTAATAAATAGTTAATAAATGTTCAGACAATTGAACATTCTGTTAATGAACAGTTCATAAAGTTGATGAACAGTTCAGAATGTGTTGGGGAATGAAAAAGTggcaaataacaaaaacagatcatAACAGCTAACATCACATCTTACCAAACCCGGAATTTAGGacagaaagacacacacacacccacacacacacacacacacacacacacacacacacacacacacacacacacacacacacacacacacacacacacacacacacacacacacacacacacacacacacacacacacacacacacacacacacacacacacacacacacacacgcacacgcacacacacacacgcacacacacatgcacttcATTGTGATGCAAACATGCAGCAGTTCAAAGCAGCCTAATAACATACAGTAAGGATAACATCCTCCTGGCATGCAGGTGTCTTTGGGGCGGCAGTTAAGGGGTTAAAGTCTGGCCTGTTTGCCACCGTTGATTCTGTCTCAGTGTCTCTTTAAGACTCAGATTTCCTGAGGAAACCGCGCCTCACACCCCCATAGCCGACCAGAATCCGGGCCCAGCGCTCAGACACAGAACCCTGCATACAGCTGTTGTTCCTCAGGAGCTCCAAACAAGTGAGTAACTTCTGTTAACATAATTCTCCTTGGTTCTGGTCGGTGATTCCAGGTCTGAGTCCAAATTCATCATGGAAGTTCAGTTATCTGCAGAGTTCTTCAAGAATAGACCCAGAACCTCGGATCTAAAGTCTGTGGTCTCTGTTGCATAATTTGTTAATTTCTGAGCTGCAACAAGTGGGATTTTCTCAGGACATAAAAATGGTTCTTATGATCGTTTAACTGAGAAAGATTGTGAAGCGTGTTTTGATGGCTGATGGGAACAGGATGTTGTTGCCAGACTGAGAAGATGGCAACGTTtctgaactgaaagaaaaaagattctAAGCTGGAGTAAATTTAACATAACTGAATCTGtgaaatcaacaataaaaattcAACTTGGTATCGTCACATAAATATATGTGgtattaaatatttgttctaattttttttcagaaaatattttttttaagtacggGGAGCTGGTCTTTTAGAGTTCAtccacacaacaaaaacaatcttgTTATCTTTACTGTTTTTCATTATATATTACCACCAAATATTACCCAGAATTCCCAGGCACCAACAGACCAGAGGTGATTTGAAGTAGAGGCCATTTTAAGCTAGTAAAAGTTATTCACTTTATGTACATCTCAACTAAATGTATCGAGTTATTTTAGGGTTGCAAGACTTACACTGTACAACAtaacttcatttgttttcacatgttgtAATAATCCCACAATCCTTTGTGCCAGCAACAGTAACtgataagcatttttttaaatcagttttcatttctttaagtGAAAATATTGACTCACTTATTGGTTAGTTTTTAGCATTTACTTTGTATCTACAAGTGTGTTTCCTTTAACTTCAGtatttccatgtttgtttcccTGAACAGGTTCTAGAAATGTCCATCCCGACTCACCGCCAGTGCAGCGTGGAGATTCAGAACAAGACGTCCAGCTTCACGCTGTGCGAGCCGCTGtgagtctttttaaaaaataaacacacacacacatacagaacCAGAATCCATAACCTGGACCGGCCTCATCTGGTCCAGTTGCTGTTTGGTACCGAAGCCTGAGAGCGAAATCAGAACTCTGATGGACCCGGAGCTGATATCACATCAGAACTAAATTCATTTTTCCATTCTGTGGAAACAACCAGGTGCTTCAGAACTCGACTGTTAAACTTTTTTCCTTGAGAGATGATGAGATTTGgttcagaataaaacaacaatcaaatgttacaaatcatacaaacagaagaaatgcaGATTCCACTCAGCAAACCTTAAggatgcactgcaaaaacacaaaatcttaccaagtatgtttGTCTAGTTtcaatgcaaatatcttaatacacttgaaatgaaacaaaatcaacttATCTTCTGCAGAGAAGATAAAAGCTGGTCTGttttaatcagttttgtttACGTGTGACAGTCTTAGATGTTACGGCTATATTAGCATGTTAGCagataaaagagagaaagagaaggacaCAGGGTCATATTTccataatatgtttttatgacttataaaagcatataaaaaattactGCTATTAGTTATATCTGGATGGCTTAGTACCAAAATGTTGTATCAATCTTCCAGACATCTCTGATCCCAACAACCaaatatagagaaaaaaatccagtgttTTGTTCTAAATCACTGCTAAAAACTCAAGGTGACGCGATTTAAATTTTCTGGCTGACTGCTGATTaccgatcttttaaaaaatgtaacctgccgattccgattttggaTGACAGcaatttcttttgtctgaaatgttgctcactatagcaagaaagtcgctGAATTGGCACAGATTAGCTATTGTTAAcagtaaccatggagacatgacctggtggacTGGTCGCTCAGTCAAAACCTGATCCACGTATTTGATGTGTTCTTGCTTGATGAGGGCATTTGAAAATATGTGACGTAAACTGCTTGTTTCATTATTGGTGACTGCAGTTGTAACTTTGGAGCTGAAATAAACTTATAAACTCAAAGTTGATGTAGAAGGTAAAATGAAACTGAGTGTCAGAATCAGCAGCAGTTTTTGTTGAGTCTCTTTCTGCCTCTGTTCAGCGTCCATCTCTTCAGTGGGAACTGTGAGTCTCCTCTGCCTCCAACTCTCCGTCCGTCTGAATCCGGCACCGCGCTCTTCGTCAAGACGCCCCACACGGCCTGCGGCTCGGTGGCCGTCTTCACCTACGACATCCTCCAGGGGTCGAACAAGCAGAACCGCGGCCGGCTGGCCGTCATGTTCTCCGTCCCCTACGACTTCAACATCTACTCCAACTGGTACGCCGTGGGAGCCTTCAGCAAGGACAAACTCTGCGATGAGGCGCTCTACAAGGAGATGTACTACGATTCACAGCGAGGTTTTGTTCGAGGGAAAGCCAAAGGGCCCAGTCTGATCCACAGAGCGGGTCATGTGACCATCAGGGCCTGCATGTCCGACAGCTACCAGCCCGTCCTGAAGGTGGAGCTCTGCGACAACTGAGACCGGCTGCTTCCTCCTGTCCAGTTTATCCAGTTTACCCTGCATGAGCAACACTGGAATCCAGTTAATCTATTTCAGTTTAACCAGTAaaggcttcttcttcttctatctCAACATAATCATCAATAGCTGCATTTATTCCAGGTATCCTGTGCTTAAGCTAAGCAAACCAGTTACCCTGCAAGATGTCTGTCCACTCTTCCCAGTTGAAAAGGTTAGCATGGTATGAACTTAATCTGAGATTGACCCAGTATCGTCACATCAACCCCGACATTTTCTGTTCAATGATGAGTCGTCTACAAAACCCGGAAGTTCAGCATTTCTAAATCGGATTGAAAAACTCTGAATGTTCCTCTGAATCTTTAAAACACCAAAGAATCTCCAACTGGTCCAGCGGCCAAGTGAAAACATTcctaaaaactcaaaactactAAAAGAAAGACTTGGAAAAGATTCTTACAGATTTGAACATCAGCTAAAATGTGGATAGAGTTTAATCACAACTGACTAATAAAAATGAGTTGGATGAAATGTGTCTGGTGTAACTGAGCTGTCTGCACTCTGAGCTTCTGTCCAACCTGTGAGTGTGAACACAGATATCATGATATCATTATTTCGACTCAAGTTTGGGCTACAGATCTAAAAGACAGAAAGTAGAAACAGAGTGAAGGTTGATGTAGAAGTAGAGTAGAAACAATCTGGGTGTTAAAATGATCTGAAGGCAGATTCAGACCAAAGGTTCAAGTAGACTGGAGATCAGAATCATCaccagctttttaaaatctatgtGTCTCTGGTGAGGGTCTATCTTTTCAGCAGGGACTGTGAGTCTCCTCTGCCTCCAACTCTCCGTCCGTCTGAATCCGGCACCACGTCGGTGTGTGGCTCAGTGGCTGTCTTCACCTGTCACATCCTTCAGACCTCAACCGGGGAGAACCGCCATGTTCTCTGTCGCCCACGACTTCAACCTCTTCTCCAACTGGTACGCCGTGGGAGAGTTCAGCAAGGACAAGCCGTACAACAAGGAGCTCTACACGGAGATGTTGAACGGTGTGCAGCCTGGTTCTGTTCGAGGAGAAGCTAGTGGGCCCAGTCTGACCATCAGGGCCAGCATGTCCGAAGGTGGAGATCTGTGACAACTGAGAACGGCTGCTTCCGTTGGTCCAGTTTATCCAATTAGCTAACATAACCATCATCATCGATCGCCACTTCTGTAGTTTAGCTGGTTCTactttgtgaagtggaaggttACGATCTGCTTTAAAAGTAATAAGGGTGGAGCCTCCCTGCATCTGTAAATAACTTATGTAAACATGCCATGAGGCTCcatgtgaaaaatgttaccCAGTTATCCAGTATTATATGCTTCCAGTCTCCCCAGTTGAAAAAAGTAACATTGAACGACCTTGATCTGAGTTTGATCCAGTGTCGCCACGTCAACCCtgatattttctgttcactACTCAGTCCTCTGTAAAATTTGGAAATTCAAGATTTCTGAACtggagaaaaatacttttagttcCTTCGGATCTTTAAAACACCAAAGAATCTCCAAAAGATCCAGCAGccaagagaaaacatttctaaaaacacaaaactgaggAAAATAAGGGACAGATTTACACCTGTGAGGCCGTCACACTCTGTCACACTCTGTTACACGCTCACTATGCTTCACTCATTTACTGTCAGGTCTAAATTACCtgaacacagacacaaagaagagACAAGAGTCTGAATTTAGTTTTACCTGCAGGGAGAACACAGTAGAAACCCAGTTACAGATTTTGGCCTGAACTCTGAAGCTTCTTATCCTGGTTTTATTAGAATTAGGAACACCCTGGTTACAGACAGTGGGCAGCTCTGAAGGAAGGGGgagcaaaaacagcagcacactCCCATGAATATAACTCATTTATACAATCTTCAAAAGCATATTTCATAAGATAAGACTACAGGTTTGCAGTTCCTCTGAACAATTAACACTGGAATGTCCTGTTCATGATATCCTCCTTTTCACTCCTCTGCAGCTTCCAGAGTTTCtgcaaacacttcaaaacactTAAAGcacatcataaaaatgtaaatacaaaggtaaataaatggatgattgttggaaaagttttacattttattatcatttatttgctttacctttattttatattaccatccattcatttacttttgtatttacattttaatgatgtGCTTTAagtgttttgaagtgtttgcaGAAACTCTGGAAGCTCCAGAGTTTCATTGAGGAGTGAAAAGGAGGATACCATGAACTGGACATTTTGGAATTGATTGTTCAGAAGAACTGCAAACCTGTAGTCTTATCTTATGAAATATGCTTTTGAAGATGAGCTCAGGCTGAAATCTGTAACAGGGTTTCTACTGTTTTCTCCCTACAGGTAAAACTAAATTCAGACTCTTGTctcttctttgtgtctgtgttcaGGTCATTTTGTCTCACTCTTTCACATCGTTTCAATCGGTTGCACTGCACCTGTAAgactctttcattttcttccacttttacCCTGTTTCACTCTTTcattgtttcagtgtttcacaCCAGTAACAGAATCACTCTTACACCATATCACTGCTACTCCTGTTACACTGTTTTAATCTCTGACACTGTTTCTCATTACTACACCTGCCACACTATCTCACTGTGTTACACCTGTTACAGTCTTACACCTGTTACAGTGTCAATATGTTACATCTGAAAACTCAGTTTCACTTTGTTCCACTTTTTATGCTCTCTGACTCTTACATCTGTGACACTGTCTCATTTTTTACGCTCactcttttacatattttcactttgttgaACCTGTGAAAATCCTCTGTCACACTAAGTTACACCAGTCACAATGTTTCACTCGTTTACTCTGTCTCACTCTGTTACACTTGCTGTTTTAGTCttactttgtttcatttgtcaCATTGTAAGACAGTCTCACTTTGTTacgtttttttttacactgtagCACTCTGTGATATTCTCATTTGTCACACCTGTTACACTTCATCACTGTTTTCCATTGTCTTGCTGTGTTATTTCTCCATTACACGTTAAATAACATTCTCACTCTGTTATAAGGTTGTCCAAGAATGGGAGGTGGAGGTGACAGTTTCAGGACACAACCAATATATGATTAAAATCATGATTAAAATTTAGAATATTCCCCTtaaatttcaggttttcttgAGGTCTGTTTAGTTTTgtccattatttttatttttgttctctggaggaaaaatcaataaatttgagAACCTGGTAAGGATATGTTTtcaatcaaaagaaaacaaattggaATATGTGGCTGTTTCCCTTCAGTCC from the Gambusia affinis linkage group LG19, SWU_Gaff_1.0, whole genome shotgun sequence genome contains:
- the LOC122821860 gene encoding DELTA-sagatoxin-Srs1a-like, with amino-acid sequence MSIPTHRQCSVEIQNKTSSFTLCEPLVHLFSGNCESPLPPTLRPSESGTALFVKTPHTACGSVAVFTYDILQGSNKQNRGRLAVMFSVPYDFNIYSNWYAVGAFSKDKLCDEALYKEMYYDSQRGFVRGKAKGPSLIHRAGHVTIRACMSDSYQPVLKVELCDN